From the Trifolium pratense cultivar HEN17-A07 linkage group LG4, ARS_RC_1.1, whole genome shotgun sequence genome, the window AATTCATTTTAATACTTGAGTTTATTGACTATGGACTCGGAgtgtaaaaaaagttttatatcatgtataTTGAGAGTGACTGGgatcaagtggttaatgagcttcaccgAAGAACGAATTGTTTAGGGGAACCCGAGTTTAATTTCTGTGTGGAACAATTTCAGATCTCTTTCTCTGGGGATCTGAGAGTTAACACCAAACAAATATTGAGAGCTTAATTCTGAAGATTTACAATGTTTTGTCGGTGTACAACATTTTACACTGTTTGCATTTCATAACAAATCATATTGTGACTTTACAAGCGGTTATGATTAAAGTCAAACGTgattaatgatctaacaattATGATTGATCGACGGTGTAAAACTTTTTACATATGCATCCAGTCACATTTCACTATGTAGATTTTTGTGTAGATGTTTTAGGAATTAACATAACACAGTAGCATCATTGAATGATttgattggatgcatgtgtaaaaaagttttacatGTGATGTATAGAAGTTgttgatatatattttgaaatgtTTTAGTAACTAATATAACAAAGTGAGATCACGGTGTGATATTATTGGATGAATGTGTTAAACTTTTTCTGTGCGTAGTTGTTAAAGTTTATTATTTCCACTATCTTGCACATGAATGTATTTTCTCATCCATTTTTCTCATCCTTATGTGACAATCTATTCTTACTCTATTTAGATTTATTTTAAGGTGGTtccacattttattttttataaactgaCATTTCTTCCTGTTATGCCCTTCAGGCTCTTGTGAGTTCGTTTCTGTTAGATGATTCAACAGATGATTTGAACGAAAGCTATTTGGGTGACTCACCTGGTAAACTGCTATTCGgttctctaaatttttttccAGTTCAATTAGTGTATACTTAGCTtctattatatttgtaattttgtagGTATCACAGGGTATGATAATGATGTGTGTTCTGAAAATGACAGTTCAAGCAACAGTTACGATTTTCTTAAAGATATTGATCCAGTTGCAGCGAATAGAATCCATCCAAATAACCATAGAAAGGTCTGATGCGTAATTTCATTATTTATTCTTCTTAAGATATATACAAATGGCCATCGAATGTAAACAAGAGTTTATACACATCAATTTCATTTTATGCATATATAAAATTGTAATTGTTATGATTTTAAGGgatttttttcaagttttgggCATACAATACAATATACATGTATTAGAAGCATTATGCACCTTCAATTAATTACGGAGGAGaggttttaaatttatttgaatttcttAAATTTCTTGATTGGGATGACATATTTACATGTgctattcattttttattttagataaatcAATACATTAGTTTGTACTCTCGAACTGGTGTTCTTCCCAGCAAAGTTTTTCAAGGACAGGCAGCAGAGGTTTGTTAATCTTATTTAACATTCATTGACTAATTGCAAATTCAATATAATCTCTTTTCCCTAAGGCATGGTTTTTTTCAAGCTGTATAGTTAGAATGATTTTATTGGGAAATACCATTCTGTGGAAAATTCAAAAACTTGTTTGGTAAATGTAACATTTgtagaaataatattttaaattcaaatgcTGGGAGGAAGTGGTGGGAATTGAAGTTATGTAATACTCACTCCGGTCTCGTATAATCTTCTCAAAATAATCAAAAACTTAATCGTACTTTTCAAATTTCCCCTAATGTGAACTTGTCTATGAGAATAAAAGAGTCATTGGAAACACAATCTAAACTAATTGAAGAGCAATTTAGGAATAATAGTCTTAAATATGGTAGAAGTAGTTaacatttgcttatattttagacCACTACTTCGAGACTGGAAGgaataaaaatgaagaaataggAATGTCATGTCCCCTGGAATCAATAATACTTCAgaaaatattaagtttgtacCAATCACGATAATGTCAGttaaatttttcttcttttcttttgaataataTTGGTCTTGCTTGGGCAGGGCAGAAGTGGGGTCAAGCTGATGACTTAAGATATGATTGTTGTTTTATAAGTGTGGACGCATCTCTCCCGGTACTGGACAGATATGTAGAGCAGAGGGTAGATGATATGATGGATGCAGGGTTACTCAATGAAGTCTATGACATTTATAGTATGAATGCAGATTATACCAGAGGTTTGCGACAGGCCATTGGTGTCCGTGAATTTGAGGATCTTCTACGGACTAGTGTTTTCAAAAACATAAATCAGAAAGAGGTGGAATTAATTGACAGATCAAACTTAGAAAATAGTGAGCCATTGTTTCATGGCAATTTGCTGGTGTGGTTGAGATCTTCCTCTGATACTAAATCCACAACTCTTTTGGAAGAAGCAATTGAGAAAGTAAAGGTTAATACCAGGAGACTTGTCCGCCGTCAGgtaaaaccataaaaataatGTCATTTGCTCTATGGCTTTCTGAAACAAGCATTACTGCAGAACATTACTTTTGGTCAGATATGTAAGGAAACTGAAAATGAGTTATTTTTCTGATAATCTGACCACATATAATAGAAAATGACTCAAGATACTCCATTTGAATTCTGATTAAGTTTGAAATATATTCTGTTCTTTCTGAAGGACATTTATTTTTCATGGAAGTTTGCACTGTTGGGAATTTTGTTTGTGTCTATAGACTCTATACGACTCAGCCTGCCAATTTTAGGATTACTATAAGTTTTCTTTGGTTATGTCTAAAATTTTGCTCTCTTGTCTGCAATCATAGTATGTTGTTGCTAAACCCTTCTATATTGAGTTGACTGTAAGATTGATATGGAAGCTTTGTTCATGACAGAAGAGGATGTTCACTCGACTTCAAACATTGTTTGGTTGGGACATACACTATGTTGATTCCACAGAATCAATATTGAGTAAGCTCCTCAATCTTGTTTCTGTGTTTAttgtttggtttgaattatCTATTGATCTTGATATTTTATGTTCTAGGCAGATCAAATGATGTATGGAATAGCCAAGTGGTTGAATCTGCCACGAAGATAGTGTCATCTTTCCTAAGTGAGAATCGTAGCTTGTCGTCGTCAAATGGCAATCGGACGAAAATAATCCAAAGGGACCTCTGGACTCAATACACATGCAAGGTATGCTATGTTTTAGATTCCACCTGGCATGGGGCATTTGCCCCTTCTGTTTCAGAAAGAAAAGACATTATTTTGCTTACTGACCAACCATCCACGAATCACACTTCTTTTATAATGCTTGTGAGGTCTTGCTGTTATTCATTAATCATTACCACAAATTGCAATTTAGAAAACTGTAAAGCGAAGCAGTTTTTTAAACTACCAGACTAAAGTTTAACTTTTAAAGTGATGCACAAAACTTGCCATGTGTGCGGTACTAGCAGAACAATGTTACAGATCCATTTAGCTATGTCTTCAATCTTCATATCATTTATTACAGTTGACTTGACCTCATTATCTGGGCGGACACACTGATTTTGGCACTTGTATAGATATGAGTGAAAGAGTAACGTGGAATAATCATTTTTGAGCATCCGTAGGATCTTGTTGCAACACATATTCCATTTCTTATGACCTTTCTGTTAACAGGCCTGCAATGACCGGGTTCTGAGAGGGTTACATGAATGGGAACAACACATACGTGGGCGTGGGCACCGTAAACGTATTTCTAGTCTCAAGAGCAAGGCAAAAGGTCTTAGTTTTGTGGAACATACTCATGAATCTTCTGAGAATCGAGCATAGCCGTTCTTCTAGATATTTTAGATTATATATCATCCTTTTTGTAACTTTTGATGATATAGAAACATAATTagattgagggggagtaggaaaatagaaaaatctttgttttcTGAATGTTATTTATGAACTCGGTTGCAATATTAATTTAGatttttgaaagaatttcattttcactttATTGTTGCTCtgttctttaatttatttaaatctTTTAGATACAtgaacatttaaaaaataaatctaatcTAAATTGAATAAGATATCTTGTAAACATAATCTTGAACTTATTGTTGAATGCAAATTTAccaagtttgatttttatgg encodes:
- the LOC123924695 gene encoding tRNA dimethylallyltransferase 2-like produces the protein MTTENTVTENPSHEQRPKVVVITGPTGSGKSKLAVDLASHFPIEVINADSMQVYSGLDILTNKLPFSEQNGVPHHLLGTVNPNFEFTAKAFRDSAIPIIDDILSRNNLPVIVGGTNYYIQALVSSFLLDDSTDDLNESYLGDSPGITGYDNDVCSENDSSSNSYDFLKDIDPVAANRIHPNNHRKINQYISLYSRTGVLPSKVFQGQAAEKWGQADDLRYDCCFISVDASLPVLDRYVEQRVDDMMDAGLLNEVYDIYSMNADYTRGLRQAIGVREFEDLLRTSVFKNINQKEVELIDRSNLENSEPLFHGNLLVWLRSSSDTKSTTLLEEAIEKVKVNTRRLVRRQKRMFTRLQTLFGWDIHYVDSTESILSRSNDVWNSQVVESATKIVSSFLSENRSLSSSNGNRTKIIQRDLWTQYTCKACNDRVLRGLHEWEQHIRGRGHRKRISSLKSKAKGLSFVEHTHESSENRA